One region of Quercus lobata isolate SW786 chromosome 2, ValleyOak3.0 Primary Assembly, whole genome shotgun sequence genomic DNA includes:
- the LOC115957856 gene encoding uncharacterized protein LOC115957856: MRKELDEVKNTMKGKTTINLDGMIKRSNSPFTASVLECPLPPKFRLPQLKVYNGTKDPLDHIEAFKTILSLQQTLDEVICRTFPTTLRGVTRVWFSKLPATSIANFDQLSDSFICHFIGGQCHKRPSSYLLTVKQQEGETLREYVKRFNKVVLEIDEADERVIITTFQAGLINPDLVFSLGKTPPTSMMDLLFKAQKYMNREDALTAKGLTGKQKKDEGAKSQSKKKERKDNLTEAKTRKSSLEASWKKKLNFTPLIMPVDKILMRIKDDPTLKWPKPLSSSSKRRDPKKYCHFHKDHGYYTNKCWDLKEQIEELIPRGSSKSLLKETIKLASE; encoded by the coding sequence ATGAGAAAGGAGTTGGATGAGGTCAAGAACACCATGAAGGGGAAGACAACAATAAACCTGGATGGTATGATTAAGAGGAGCAATTCACCCTTCACAGCTAGTGTTCTAGAGTGCCCCTTGCCTCCCAAATTTCGTCTCCCTCAACTAAAGGTCTACAATGGCACTAAGGACCCTCTGGACCACATAGAAGCGTTCAAAACAATTCTGAGCCTCCAGCAGACCCTAGATGAAGTTATTTGCAGGACATTCCCAACAACCCTTAGGGGAGTAACACGGGTATGGTTCAGTAAACTACCTGCAACGTCCATTGCAAACTTTGACCAGTTGAGTGACTCCTTCATCTGTCACTTCATTGGAGGTCAATGCCATAAGAGACCCAGTTCCTATCTGCTAACTGTGAAACAACAGGAAGGAGAGACCTTGAGGGAATATGTGAAGCGATTTAACAAAGTAGTCCTAGAAATTGATGAGGCTGACGAGCGGGTGATAATAACAACCTTCCAGGCTGGGCTGATCAACCCTGACCTCGTTTTCTCCCTAGGGAAAACTCCTCCGACCTCGATGATGGATCTGCTGTTTAAAGCGCAAAAATACATGAATAGGGAAGACGCGCTAACGGCAAAAGGACTGACAGGCAAACAAAAGAAAGACGAAGGTGCAAAGTCCCAAAGCAAAAAGAAGGAGCGTAAAGATAATCTTACGGAGGCTAAGACTAGAAAAAGTAGCTTGGAGGCATCATGGAAGAAGAAGTTGAATTTCACCCCTTTGATAATGCCTGTAGACAAGATTCTTATGCGGATAAAGGATGACCCTACCTTGAAATGGCCTAAACCACTGAGCTCGTCCTCAAAGCGAAGAGATCCAAAGAAGTACTGCCACTTCCATAAGGACCATGGATATTATACAAACAAATGTTGGGATTTGAAAGAACAGATAGAGGAGTTGATCCCAAGGGGAAGCTCCAAAAGTTtgttaaaagagactatcaagCTCGCTAGCGAATAG